Proteins found in one Pyxidicoccus trucidator genomic segment:
- a CDS encoding AI-2E family transporter, whose protein sequence is MLHPLDSSSASPAPTNDRRKRLLILAGLWLAVVAALVTFRSVVMPFAGAALIAYLVQPLVARITRLKVAGRLVPRWVAILLIYAGFFVGVYLFFVALVPQLYRELARVSRDAMAFANTLTPEHVQELAQRAETWLSNRGIPVALSTRALEGADAAAGSGQFSLALDLEQLLGDSVKRVSSLVQENLGDIVNVSRSIVAGVAAGVFMLFFVLMVGAFFSIDAQAIRHYFGTLIPPELASDARQLVQRIDRSLSGVVRGQVTICIVNGALTFVGLLLFGVKFAFLLATIATLFSLIPIFGTILSSVPIVLIALADDFRKALAILAWIVGIHALEAYFLNPKIMGQAAHLHPVIVAFSLIAGERLFGLMGALFAVPVASILVACFDYARLKAQPAAAVAAVDSQAARPPAA, encoded by the coding sequence ATGTTGCATCCCCTGGATTCCTCCAGCGCGTCCCCCGCTCCCACGAATGACCGCCGCAAGCGACTGCTCATCCTCGCGGGGCTCTGGCTCGCTGTCGTGGCGGCACTGGTCACCTTCCGCTCGGTGGTGATGCCGTTCGCCGGCGCGGCGCTCATCGCCTACCTCGTGCAGCCGCTCGTCGCGCGCATCACCCGCTTGAAGGTGGCGGGCCGGCTCGTGCCGCGCTGGGTGGCCATCCTCCTCATCTACGCCGGCTTCTTCGTGGGCGTGTACCTCTTCTTCGTCGCGCTGGTGCCCCAGCTCTACCGGGAGTTGGCCCGCGTCAGCCGGGACGCGATGGCCTTCGCGAACACGCTCACCCCGGAGCACGTGCAGGAGCTGGCCCAGCGCGCCGAGACGTGGCTCAGCAACCGGGGCATCCCCGTGGCCCTCTCCACGCGCGCGCTCGAGGGCGCCGACGCCGCGGCCGGCTCGGGACAGTTCAGCCTCGCGCTCGATTTGGAGCAGCTGCTGGGCGACTCGGTGAAGCGCGTCTCGTCGCTGGTGCAGGAGAACCTGGGTGACATCGTCAACGTGTCGCGCAGCATCGTCGCCGGAGTGGCCGCCGGCGTCTTCATGCTGTTCTTCGTGCTGATGGTGGGCGCGTTCTTCTCCATCGACGCGCAGGCCATCCGTCACTACTTCGGGACGCTGATTCCGCCCGAGCTCGCCAGCGACGCGCGCCAGCTCGTCCAGCGCATCGACCGCTCCCTGTCCGGCGTGGTGCGCGGCCAGGTCACCATCTGCATCGTCAACGGCGCGCTCACCTTCGTGGGGCTGCTGCTGTTCGGCGTGAAGTTCGCGTTCCTGCTGGCCACCATCGCCACGCTCTTCAGCCTCATCCCCATCTTCGGCACCATCCTCAGCTCGGTGCCCATCGTCCTCATCGCGCTCGCGGACGACTTCCGCAAGGCGCTGGCGATTCTCGCGTGGATTGTCGGCATCCACGCGCTGGAGGCGTACTTCCTCAACCCGAAAATCATGGGCCAGGCGGCGCACCTCCACCCCGTCATCGTCGCCTTCTCCCTCATCGCCGGGGAGCGGCTCTTCGGGCTGATGGGCGCCCTCTTCGCCGTGCCCGTCGCCTCCATCCTCGTGGCGTGCTTCGACTACGCACGCCTCAAGGCCCAGCCGGCGGCGGCCGTGGCCGCGGTGGACTCGCAAGCGGCGCGGCCTCCCGCGGCGTGA
- a CDS encoding esterase/lipase family protein: MNPLVLRYRRWKRQLRDLAGYVHLDPNANRIVRKTNFTDCQKPVLLLYGFFSTRRVFEVLEHRLRRDGYCVWSIHLGGAMDRFNTYGIDVLARKVREKVERMYTRFPGMGPLTIIGHSKGGLIGSYYVKRLGGDQRVRSLITLGTPHRGSRLAYLGCATLGWFSRSMWQLTPVSPFLKELRTGAFPCGVRLVSLYSRDDGVTPWPSAMVDMEGQANVFNLEVPGVGHGELLTRRAVYEVIRRELALGYGEPAPVLRMLPQPASAS, translated from the coding sequence ATGAACCCTCTCGTCCTGCGTTATCGCCGTTGGAAACGCCAGCTTCGGGACCTCGCGGGTTACGTCCACCTGGACCCGAACGCCAACCGCATCGTCCGGAAGACGAACTTCACGGACTGCCAGAAGCCGGTGCTGCTGCTGTACGGCTTCTTCAGCACCCGGCGCGTCTTCGAGGTGCTGGAGCACCGGCTGAGGCGCGACGGCTACTGCGTCTGGTCCATCCACCTCGGTGGGGCGATGGACCGCTTCAACACCTACGGCATCGACGTGCTGGCCCGGAAGGTGCGCGAGAAGGTGGAGCGCATGTACACGCGCTTCCCCGGCATGGGGCCGCTCACCATCATCGGCCACTCGAAGGGCGGCCTCATCGGCAGCTACTACGTGAAGCGGCTGGGCGGGGACCAGCGGGTGCGCAGCCTGATAACCCTGGGCACGCCGCACCGGGGCTCGCGGCTGGCGTACCTGGGCTGCGCGACGCTGGGCTGGTTCAGCCGCAGCATGTGGCAGCTCACGCCCGTGTCGCCCTTCCTCAAGGAGCTCCGGACGGGGGCCTTCCCGTGCGGCGTGCGCCTGGTGTCCCTCTACTCGCGCGATGACGGGGTGACGCCCTGGCCTTCCGCCATGGTGGACATGGAGGGACAGGCCAACGTCTTCAACCTTGAGGTGCCCGGCGTGGGGCACGGCGAGCTGCTCACCCGGCGGGCGGTGTACGAGGTCATCCGCCGCGAGCTCGCCCTGGGCTATGGCGAGCCGGCACCCGTGCTGCGCATGCTGCCGCAGCCCGCCTCCGCCTCTTGA
- a CDS encoding glutamine amidotransferase, which yields MRQPATVKNVLLLKAGDAAPAVRLSVGDYERWFLQTIGLSGYRFDILHAHRNAPLPPSADGYDAVMMTGSPLSVTQLEPWMERAADFMVEAGERGTPVLGVCFGQQLLAHAYGGRVERNPQGRETGTVEVTLTEEGRKDSLFDGLPERFAVHATHEDIVTRLPEGTRVLAGNANTAAQALAFRPNVRGVQFHPEATTDAIRAIILARQEGLDRDAVAQGAAPGERVPQLLASLAPTPSGRQILLNFLERFT from the coding sequence ATGCGGCAACCTGCGACAGTGAAGAACGTCCTCTTGCTGAAAGCGGGCGACGCGGCCCCCGCCGTGCGCCTCTCGGTGGGCGATTACGAGCGGTGGTTCCTGCAAACCATCGGACTGTCCGGCTACCGCTTCGACATCCTCCATGCGCACCGGAACGCTCCCCTGCCACCCAGCGCGGACGGGTACGACGCGGTGATGATGACGGGCTCGCCGCTGTCGGTGACGCAGCTGGAGCCGTGGATGGAGCGCGCCGCGGACTTCATGGTGGAGGCGGGCGAGCGGGGCACCCCGGTGCTCGGCGTGTGCTTCGGCCAGCAGCTGCTCGCGCATGCGTATGGCGGCCGGGTGGAGCGCAATCCCCAGGGCCGGGAGACAGGCACCGTGGAGGTGACGCTCACCGAGGAGGGGCGGAAGGACTCCCTCTTCGACGGCCTGCCCGAGCGCTTCGCCGTCCACGCCACCCACGAGGACATCGTCACCCGGCTCCCCGAGGGCACGCGCGTGCTGGCCGGCAACGCCAACACAGCCGCGCAGGCGCTGGCCTTCCGGCCCAACGTGCGGGGCGTGCAGTTCCACCCCGAGGCGACCACGGACGCCATCCGCGCCATCATCCTGGCGCGGCAGGAGGGGCTGGACCGGGACGCCGTCGCGCAAGGCGCCGCCCCGGGGGAGCGGGTGCCCCAGCTGCTCGCGAGCCTCGCTCCCACTCCCTCCGGCCGGCAAATCCTGCTGAACTTCCTGGAGCGCTTCACCTGA
- a CDS encoding glutamine synthetase family protein, whose protein sequence is MPTRPKAKVLTHPAMARRARTTKERDSSARSSAPRDSSGTDTLRRWLDEKGVKKVKVGAIDIDGIWRGKYISLDKFLSAAKSGLGFCDVVFGWDLGDELLDNTRVTGWHTGYPDAHAKVDTTTGRIIPWEPDTAAFLLDFVNPDGSPFEASPRQLLQKISTQARELGYLPRFGAEYEFYIFKEQPHTLKEKGFQELTPLTPGMFGYSWLRTSQNAPLVHALIDGCNGFGLDIEGFHTETGPGVFEAAIRYDDIEKSADKAVLFKTVVKEICARHGLTACFMAKVNAKLPGCSGHVHQSLWDLKGERNLFHDEDAPHRMSRLMRHYIGGQLELMPELTALYWPTINSYKRSVENTWAPTTATWGLENRTTAIRVIGENSKAMRIEYRQLAADMNAYIGMAVSLAAGLWGIRNKVEPPAACNANAYTEADARPLPRNLRDAVALLKNSERARELLGEGFVDHFVRTREWEVRQYERAVTNWELERYLELI, encoded by the coding sequence ATGCCCACGCGTCCCAAGGCGAAGGTCCTCACGCATCCAGCCATGGCCCGGAGAGCGCGCACCACCAAGGAGCGGGATAGCTCCGCCCGGAGCAGCGCCCCTCGCGACTCCAGCGGGACGGACACCCTGCGCCGCTGGCTGGACGAGAAGGGCGTGAAGAAGGTGAAGGTGGGTGCCATCGACATCGATGGTATCTGGCGCGGCAAGTACATCTCCCTGGACAAGTTCCTCAGCGCCGCCAAGAGCGGACTGGGCTTCTGTGACGTCGTCTTCGGATGGGACCTCGGCGACGAGCTGCTGGACAACACCCGCGTGACAGGCTGGCACACTGGCTACCCGGACGCGCACGCGAAGGTAGACACCACCACCGGGCGCATCATTCCCTGGGAGCCTGACACGGCGGCCTTCCTGCTGGACTTCGTCAACCCGGACGGCTCGCCCTTCGAGGCCAGCCCGCGCCAGCTGCTCCAGAAGATTTCGACGCAGGCGCGCGAGCTGGGCTACCTGCCGCGCTTTGGCGCCGAGTACGAGTTCTACATCTTCAAGGAGCAGCCCCACACCCTGAAGGAGAAGGGCTTCCAGGAGCTGACGCCGCTGACGCCGGGCATGTTCGGCTACTCGTGGCTGCGCACCTCGCAGAACGCGCCGCTGGTGCACGCGCTCATCGACGGGTGCAACGGCTTCGGGCTCGACATCGAGGGCTTCCACACGGAGACGGGCCCGGGCGTCTTCGAGGCCGCCATCCGTTATGACGACATCGAGAAGTCGGCGGACAAGGCCGTGCTCTTCAAGACGGTGGTGAAGGAGATCTGCGCCCGCCACGGCCTCACCGCCTGCTTCATGGCGAAGGTGAATGCGAAGCTGCCGGGGTGCTCGGGGCACGTGCACCAGTCGCTGTGGGACCTCAAGGGCGAGCGCAACCTCTTCCACGACGAGGACGCGCCCCACCGCATGAGCCGCCTGATGCGGCACTACATCGGCGGGCAGCTCGAGCTGATGCCGGAGCTGACGGCGCTCTACTGGCCCACCATCAACAGCTACAAGCGCAGCGTGGAGAACACGTGGGCGCCCACCACCGCGACCTGGGGCCTGGAGAACCGCACCACCGCCATCCGCGTCATCGGTGAGAACTCCAAGGCGATGCGGATTGAGTACCGGCAGCTCGCCGCGGACATGAACGCGTACATCGGCATGGCGGTGAGCCTGGCCGCGGGCCTGTGGGGCATCCGCAACAAGGTGGAGCCGCCCGCGGCCTGCAACGCCAATGCGTACACGGAGGCCGACGCCCGGCCCCTGCCTCGCAACCTGAGGGACGCGGTGGCGCTGCTGAAGAACAGCGAGCGCGCCCGGGAGCTGCTGGGCGAGGGCTTCGTGGACCACTTCGTGCGCACGCGCGAGTGGGAGGTGCGCCAGTACGAGCGCGCCGTCACCAACTGGGAGCTGGAGCGCTACCTGGAGCTCATCTGA
- a CDS encoding iron-containing alcohol dehydrogenase, which yields MKPFDIPTEPRVTEMAWPTRIVFGAGALQRLPAQAQRLKMARPLLVTDAGVVKAGLASRVLEVLKGAGLECAVFDRVEPNPTERDVFAGLEAYRKGGCDGIVALGGGSALDAGKLVQLLTTHEPPLSRYDDAKGGDQYVRDDLPPLIAIPTTAGTGSEVGRSGVVTLEDTGRKTVIFSPHLLPRAAICDPELTLGLPPGVTAATGMDAFTHCLEAYLANGFHPLADAVAIDGIHRVGRSLVTAVREGSNLAARTDMMVAAMEGAMAFQKGLGACHALAHALTPVSGVHHGLSNAIVLPVVMEFNRAVCTARLARVAVAMGDTSNAREEVLASNAIDRVRRLNAAVGIPARLRDAGVQEKDLPKIADKAFQDASHLSNPRKVTEADLLAMAREAF from the coding sequence ATGAAGCCGTTCGACATCCCCACCGAGCCGCGCGTCACGGAAATGGCGTGGCCCACGCGCATCGTCTTCGGCGCGGGGGCCCTGCAGCGGCTCCCCGCCCAGGCGCAGCGGCTGAAGATGGCGCGCCCGCTGCTCGTCACCGACGCGGGCGTGGTGAAGGCGGGGCTGGCCTCGCGCGTGCTGGAGGTGCTGAAGGGCGCCGGGCTGGAGTGCGCCGTCTTCGACCGCGTGGAGCCCAACCCCACCGAGCGCGACGTCTTCGCCGGCCTGGAGGCCTACCGCAAGGGCGGCTGTGACGGCATCGTCGCCCTGGGCGGAGGCAGCGCGCTGGACGCGGGCAAGCTGGTGCAGTTGCTCACCACGCACGAGCCGCCGCTCAGCCGCTACGACGACGCGAAGGGCGGCGACCAGTACGTGCGTGACGATTTGCCGCCGCTCATCGCCATTCCGACCACCGCGGGCACGGGCTCGGAGGTGGGCCGCTCGGGCGTGGTGACGCTGGAGGACACGGGCCGCAAGACGGTCATCTTCAGCCCGCACCTGCTGCCGCGCGCCGCCATCTGCGACCCGGAGCTGACGCTGGGACTTCCGCCCGGCGTCACCGCGGCCACGGGCATGGATGCCTTCACGCACTGCCTGGAGGCGTACCTGGCCAACGGCTTCCACCCGCTGGCGGACGCGGTGGCCATCGACGGCATCCACCGCGTGGGGCGCTCGCTGGTGACGGCGGTGCGCGAGGGCAGCAACCTGGCCGCGCGCACGGACATGATGGTGGCGGCCATGGAGGGCGCCATGGCCTTCCAGAAGGGACTGGGCGCCTGCCACGCGTTGGCGCACGCGCTCACGCCCGTCTCCGGTGTGCACCACGGCCTGTCCAACGCCATCGTCCTGCCCGTGGTGATGGAGTTCAACCGCGCGGTGTGCACGGCGCGGCTGGCCCGGGTGGCGGTGGCCATGGGTGACACGTCCAACGCGCGCGAGGAGGTGCTCGCGAGCAATGCCATCGACCGGGTGCGCCGGCTCAACGCGGCCGTCGGCATCCCCGCGCGGTTGCGTGACGCGGGCGTGCAGGAGAAGGACCTGCCGAAGATTGCCGACAAGGCCTTTCAGGACGCCTCGCACCTGAGCAACCCGCGCAAGGTGACCGAGGCCGACCTGCTGGCCATGGCCCGCGAGGCGTTCTGA
- a CDS encoding ankyrin repeat domain-containing protein, with translation MPLPSDGIDPRALAAAREAFSFARQGNADTLRQMLDAGLPVNLTNEEGNTLLMLAAYSGQAEVAQLLLSRGADATRANDKGQTPLAGAAFKGDVRMVTLLLDGGAPVDGSGPDGRTALIYAAMFDRLEVLEVLLSRGADPMRQDASGNTALIAAVMMGAPRTAARLDALAK, from the coding sequence ATGCCCCTTCCTTCCGATGGCATCGACCCCCGAGCACTCGCGGCCGCCCGCGAGGCGTTCTCCTTCGCCCGTCAGGGCAACGCGGACACGCTCCGCCAGATGCTCGACGCGGGGCTGCCGGTGAACCTCACCAACGAGGAGGGAAACACGCTCCTGATGCTCGCCGCCTACTCGGGACAGGCCGAGGTGGCGCAGCTGCTGCTCTCGCGCGGCGCGGATGCCACCCGCGCCAACGACAAGGGACAGACTCCGCTGGCCGGCGCCGCCTTCAAGGGGGACGTGCGCATGGTGACACTGCTGCTCGACGGAGGTGCCCCGGTGGATGGAAGCGGGCCCGACGGGCGCACCGCGCTGATATACGCGGCGATGTTCGACCGACTCGAGGTGCTGGAGGTGCTGCTCTCGCGCGGCGCGGACCCCATGCGCCAGGACGCCAGCGGCAACACCGCGCTGATTGCGGCGGTGATGATGGGCGCACCGCGCACCGCTGCCCGGCTCGACGCACTCGCGAAGTAG
- a CDS encoding winged helix DNA-binding domain-containing protein, with product MPTRKSAVGVTRRGGSRPARVLSQRTLNRALLERQLLLRRSKLSAREAIEHLVGMQAQAPFAPYYGLWTRLQGFRQEELSTLLIDKQVVRIIVMRGTLHLVTGRDALMLRPLVQPMLERALKTGSDHGRKLVGMDLEALVAAGRSLVEARPLTYTELGASLAERWPDRDATALAQALRLLAPLVQVPPRGIWGSSGQARCTTAESWLGQPLDSKASVDALVLRYLAAFGPASVMDVQAWSGLTRLGEVVERLRPGLRTFRDEEGRELFDLPDAPRPDPETPAPVRFLPEFDNLTLSHADRTRVISEEDRKRIATKNGMVPGALLVDGFFQGTWKLQQARGTATLAIEPFRRLSTQERADVMAEGERLLTFAAAEGARRDIQLIRPG from the coding sequence ATGCCCACCCGAAAGTCAGCGGTCGGAGTCACCCGTCGAGGAGGAAGCCGTCCGGCCCGGGTGCTCAGCCAGCGCACCCTCAACCGCGCCCTGCTGGAGCGACAGCTGCTGCTGCGCCGCTCGAAGCTGTCCGCGCGCGAAGCCATCGAGCACCTCGTGGGCATGCAGGCCCAGGCGCCGTTCGCGCCCTATTACGGCCTGTGGACGCGGCTGCAGGGCTTCCGCCAGGAGGAGCTGTCCACGCTGCTCATCGACAAGCAGGTGGTGCGCATCATCGTGATGCGCGGGACGCTCCACCTGGTCACCGGACGTGACGCGCTCATGCTGCGCCCCCTGGTGCAGCCCATGCTGGAGCGTGCCCTGAAGACGGGCAGCGACCATGGCCGCAAGCTGGTGGGCATGGACCTGGAGGCGCTCGTGGCGGCGGGGCGCTCCCTCGTGGAAGCCCGGCCCCTGACGTACACGGAGCTCGGCGCCTCGCTGGCGGAGCGCTGGCCGGACCGCGATGCCACGGCCCTCGCGCAGGCCCTCCGCCTGTTGGCGCCGCTGGTGCAGGTGCCACCTCGCGGCATCTGGGGCTCCAGCGGACAGGCCCGCTGCACCACGGCCGAGTCCTGGCTGGGCCAGCCCCTCGACTCCAAGGCCTCGGTGGATGCGCTGGTGCTGCGCTACCTCGCCGCCTTCGGTCCGGCCAGCGTCATGGACGTGCAGGCGTGGTCGGGGCTCACCCGACTGGGCGAGGTGGTGGAGCGGCTCCGGCCGGGCCTGCGGACCTTCCGCGACGAGGAGGGCCGCGAGCTGTTCGACCTGCCCGACGCGCCGAGGCCCGACCCGGAGACTCCCGCGCCGGTGCGCTTCCTGCCCGAGTTCGACAACCTGACCCTGTCCCACGCCGACCGCACCCGCGTCATCTCCGAAGAGGACCGCAAGCGCATCGCCACCAAGAACGGCATGGTGCCCGGGGCCCTGCTCGTGGATGGCTTCTTCCAGGGGACCTGGAAGCTCCAGCAGGCCCGAGGCACCGCCACCCTGGCCATCGAGCCCTTCAGGCGGCTGTCCACCCAGGAGCGCGCCGACGTCATGGCCGAAGGTGAGCGGCTCCTCACCTTCGCCGCTGCCGAGGGCGCGCGTCGGGACATCCAGCTCATCCGTCCGGGATGA
- a CDS encoding DUF2239 family protein codes for MADDRQSGDGQAEAGRYTAIAGPRCIASGGLEEVSLKVKAWVDGGELAPVVIYEDATGLPVHPDLRGTREDVLRGLDERRARAATAGEDAEGPRRSGPGRPKLGVVSREVSLLPRHWEWLNAQPGGASAALRKLVEEARRDGTGRERARRSQEAAGRFMLAVAGDLPGFEEASRAFYAWHAERFEQLTQPWPDDIRTHVRRLVTVAFRDEAAVTRPSSKQS; via the coding sequence GTGGCCGACGACAGACAGTCAGGGGATGGGCAGGCGGAAGCAGGGCGGTACACGGCCATCGCGGGGCCTCGCTGCATCGCCTCGGGCGGGTTGGAGGAGGTCTCGCTGAAGGTGAAGGCCTGGGTCGACGGCGGCGAGCTGGCCCCGGTGGTCATCTACGAGGACGCGACGGGCCTTCCGGTGCACCCGGACCTGCGGGGGACTCGAGAGGACGTGCTGCGTGGGCTCGACGAGCGGCGCGCGCGGGCGGCGACCGCTGGGGAGGATGCGGAGGGCCCCAGGAGGAGCGGGCCGGGCCGGCCGAAGCTGGGCGTCGTCTCCCGCGAGGTCTCACTCCTGCCGCGCCACTGGGAGTGGCTCAACGCGCAGCCAGGTGGCGCGTCCGCGGCGTTGCGCAAGCTTGTCGAGGAAGCCCGGCGTGACGGGACGGGTCGCGAGCGGGCTCGCCGTTCGCAGGAAGCAGCCGGCCGCTTCATGCTCGCCGTGGCCGGGGACCTACCGGGCTTCGAGGAGGCCTCGCGCGCCTTCTACGCCTGGCACGCGGAGCGCTTCGAGCAGCTCACCCAGCCGTGGCCCGACGACATCCGGACCCACGTCCGAAGACTGGTGACCGTCGCCTTTCGCGACGAGGCCGCGGTGACACGTCCCTCCAGCAAGCAGTCTTGA
- a CDS encoding phosphodiester glycosidase family protein: MGPLILTGACVLLAVGLWVMRRWRVRRWLRWTCGWVLVVPALAGCVGGGYWTWFTWRGPPEPAHEVWFEGVEYTREVRRAPRAMVAHVVRIDLEAPGIDLVVTPAEPSPAGDVRADTVSGFAARHGVQVAINTSFFFPFHANHPLNYGPRVGEPVHVVGPAASHGVRHGKPSKGTVTLYLSRERSARFESPAGEVWHAFSGLGYLVRDGAPAPREASPIAEAPYPRTAIGVDATGRYLLLVVVDGKQRRYSQGATLAEVTDLLLKHGAHAAIQLDGGGSSTLVRSEAPGRVQRINSTSNFRMPWWERPVANHLGIIARPSSVPAGR, encoded by the coding sequence ATGGGCCCCCTCATCCTGACAGGCGCCTGCGTCCTCCTGGCCGTGGGCCTCTGGGTGATGCGCCGCTGGCGGGTCCGCCGCTGGCTTCGGTGGACGTGTGGCTGGGTGCTGGTGGTCCCGGCCCTCGCCGGCTGCGTCGGCGGTGGGTACTGGACGTGGTTCACCTGGCGCGGCCCTCCGGAGCCCGCGCACGAGGTGTGGTTCGAGGGCGTGGAGTACACGCGCGAGGTGCGGCGCGCTCCGCGAGCCATGGTGGCGCACGTCGTCCGGATTGATTTGGAGGCGCCGGGCATCGACCTCGTCGTGACTCCGGCCGAGCCGTCGCCAGCAGGAGACGTGCGGGCCGACACGGTGAGCGGGTTCGCGGCACGGCACGGGGTGCAGGTCGCCATCAACACCAGCTTCTTCTTCCCCTTCCACGCCAACCACCCGCTGAACTACGGGCCCCGCGTGGGTGAGCCGGTGCACGTCGTGGGGCCGGCGGCCTCGCATGGCGTGCGCCATGGCAAGCCGTCGAAGGGCACCGTCACCCTGTACCTGTCACGTGAGCGGAGCGCACGCTTCGAGTCCCCGGCCGGTGAGGTGTGGCACGCCTTCTCCGGGCTCGGCTACCTCGTCCGTGACGGGGCGCCGGCTCCGCGCGAGGCCTCGCCCATCGCGGAGGCCCCCTACCCGCGCACCGCCATCGGCGTCGATGCCACCGGGCGCTACCTGCTGCTGGTGGTGGTGGACGGCAAGCAGCGCCGCTACAGCCAGGGCGCCACGCTCGCGGAGGTGACGGACCTGCTGCTGAAGCACGGCGCGCACGCCGCAATCCAACTGGATGGTGGCGGCTCCTCCACGCTCGTGCGGAGCGAGGCGCCAGGGCGCGTCCAGCGCATCAACTCGACGAGCAACTTCCGCATGCCGTGGTGGGAGCGCCCCGTGGCCAACCACCTCGGCATCATCGCCCGGCCATCCAGTGTCCCCGCGGGGCGGTGA